A region from the Clostridium beijerinckii genome encodes:
- a CDS encoding N-acetylmuramoyl-L-alanine amidase translates to MSNYIIAVGHTASGNVGCGVIDRLNESNCNRQIGALVTEYLQEKGHGVNLLRVDESNSYNCEDCFERANKANATAETTDVELYIEIHINAGGGTGPEICVAGKSEVANQYAVKISNALASSLNLPNRGVKARSLIVLNRTVMPAILVECLFADSDDADVYDAEVIARAIVSGLVRAGVSSDGEWKRGWNSNEVGWWYTIDIINKYYYTSKNGWKEIDGEWYIFDSRGYALQDAWYYDESDKAWYYLDSDCKMIRGSSGKHLWVLVDSGWYCFDERGRMYCDCITPDGFRVDESGSWIKV, encoded by the coding sequence ATGAGTAATTATATAATAGCTGTAGGTCATACTGCTAGTGGAAATGTTGGATGTGGGGTTATTGATAGGCTTAATGAGAGCAATTGCAATCGTCAAATTGGAGCTTTGGTTACAGAGTATTTGCAAGAGAAAGGGCATGGAGTCAATTTACTTAGAGTGGATGAAAGTAATAGTTATAATTGTGAGGATTGTTTTGAAAGAGCCAATAAAGCAAATGCTACAGCTGAAACTACAGATGTGGAATTGTATATTGAAATTCATATTAATGCAGGGGGAGGAACAGGGCCAGAAATATGTGTTGCTGGAAAGTCAGAGGTAGCTAATCAGTATGCTGTGAAAATAAGTAATGCTTTAGCAAGTTCTTTAAACTTACCTAATAGGGGGGTAAAGGCAAGAAGTCTTATTGTACTAAATAGAACTGTTATGCCTGCAATTTTAGTTGAATGTTTGTTTGCTGATAGTGATGATGCAGATGTTTATGATGCTGAAGTTATTGCTAGGGCTATTGTTAGTGGATTAGTCAGAGCTGGTGTTTCTAGTGATGGGGAATGGAAACGAGGTTGGAATAGTAACGAAGTTGGATGGTGGTATACTATAGATATTATAAATAAGTATTATTACACATCAAAAAATGGATGGAAGGAAATTGATGGGGAATGGTATATATTTGATAGTAGGGGGTATGCGCTACAAGATGCCTGGTATTATGATGAAAGTGATAAGGCTTGGTATTACCTAGATTCTGATTGTAAGATGATTAGAGGAAGTAGTGGGAAGCATTTGTGGGTTTTGGTGGATAGTGGTTGGTACTGTTTTGATGAAAGAGGGAGAATGTATTGTGATTGTATCACTCCTGATGGCTTTAGAGTTGACGAAAGTGGAAGTTGGATAAAAGTTTAG
- a CDS encoding MFS transporter — MSKKGTLIVTLALLLSNAMAGLDGTIVNTALPAIISDLHAIQYMGWIVAVFLLGMAVVTPLWSKLGERIGNKRTYQIATLLFAIGSIFQALSSDIIFFLIARTIMGIGAGGMNTIPFIIYADLYTDLRKRAKVIGYATASFSAAAIIGPLIGGWIVDTFSWHWVFYINVPIALISILSVQFFFKEPKRISTGKKVDYLGAGIMIISLVTLLTGIQMIETASLSMVTILIIVGLILLIVLFKVEEKAADPIIPNRLFKNGPLVVDFILFALLWGAFVAFNIYIPMWAQGLLGVSALIGGVTQIPGSITNFFGSVVGPAIKPELGKYRTVALGTLAFIISFGIMASAGITIPMWVLLIAGAFEGFGLGLSFNILQISVQEDAEKRDIPIATSFAYLLRILSQTFMSSIYGVILNNALNKGVAETNGEVTIAMLNKLNDSQSAGDLPKNLLPLMKQIMYGGLHNIMLVALILLMVALVFNIGLQLKIQKSEMV; from the coding sequence ATGAGTAAGAAAGGAACTTTGATTGTAACACTAGCACTGTTATTGTCAAATGCAATGGCAGGTTTAGATGGAACAATTGTGAATACAGCATTACCAGCAATCATAAGTGATTTACATGCAATTCAATACATGGGTTGGATAGTAGCTGTTTTTTTATTGGGAATGGCAGTAGTAACTCCACTCTGGAGTAAATTAGGAGAACGTATCGGAAACAAAAGAACATATCAAATAGCCACATTATTATTTGCAATTGGTTCAATATTTCAAGCATTATCAAGTGATATTATCTTTTTCCTCATTGCAAGAACCATCATGGGAATAGGAGCAGGTGGAATGAATACTATCCCTTTTATCATTTATGCAGATTTGTATACAGACTTAAGAAAGAGGGCGAAGGTTATTGGGTATGCTACAGCAAGCTTTAGTGCAGCGGCTATTATTGGGCCTTTAATTGGCGGATGGATAGTTGATACTTTTAGTTGGCATTGGGTATTTTATATTAATGTCCCAATTGCATTAATCTCGATACTAAGTGTTCAATTTTTCTTTAAAGAGCCTAAAAGAATTTCTACAGGTAAAAAAGTAGATTATTTAGGTGCTGGGATTATGATAATCAGTTTAGTAACACTTTTGACAGGAATTCAAATGATAGAGACAGCTTCACTAAGTATGGTTACTATTTTAATTATTGTTGGTCTAATTCTCTTAATAGTACTATTTAAGGTTGAAGAGAAGGCTGCTGATCCTATAATTCCTAATAGACTTTTTAAAAATGGTCCATTAGTAGTTGATTTCATATTGTTTGCTCTTTTATGGGGAGCATTTGTTGCTTTTAATATTTACATACCAATGTGGGCACAAGGATTACTAGGCGTTAGTGCTTTAATTGGAGGGGTGACTCAAATTCCAGGTTCCATTACAAATTTTTTTGGTTCAGTAGTTGGACCAGCCATAAAACCAGAATTGGGTAAATACCGTACCGTTGCTTTAGGAACTTTAGCTTTTATAATCTCTTTCGGAATTATGGCATCAGCTGGAATAACTATACCAATGTGGGTTTTATTAATAGCGGGAGCATTTGAAGGCTTTGGTCTAGGTTTAAGTTTTAACATTTTACAAATTAGTGTACAAGAGGATGCGGAAAAGCGAGATATTCCTATTGCTACATCATTTGCATATCTTTTACGTATTTTGAGTCAAACATTTATGTCATCAATATATGGAGTAATTTTAAATAATGCTTTAAATAAAGGTGTGGCTGAAACTAATGGAGAAGTTACTATTGCAATGTTAAATAAATTAAATGATTCTCAAAGTGCAGGTGATTTACCTAAAAATTTATTACCACTTATGAAACAGATTATGTATGGTGGTTTACACAATATCATGTTAGTTGCATTAATTTTGTTAATGGTCGCTCTAGTTTTTAATATTGGATTACAATTAAAAATACAAAAATCAGAAATGGTTTAA
- a CDS encoding antirestriction protein ArdA, producing MINVYITNLGKYNEGDLIGKWLELPATDEEIENVLKEIGIDGVLYEEYFFTDWEVIDGIEIKEYSSLKELNEIAGTLENLNEVDLEICQCLMKNENCTLDEAMEKKDNRIIINLEKNTMIDECSNLAYSYINEIYGDVSDLSRETLERYFDFKSFGRDLSYDYFIDYNLNIAISNN from the coding sequence ATGATTAATGTATACATAACTAACTTAGGAAAATATAACGAAGGGGATTTAATAGGGAAATGGCTTGAATTACCCGCTACTGATGAAGAGATTGAAAATGTACTTAAAGAAATTGGTATTGATGGAGTATTGTATGAAGAATATTTTTTTACAGATTGGGAGGTCATAGATGGAATTGAAATTAAGGAATATTCATCATTAAAAGAACTTAATGAAATTGCTGGAACTTTAGAAAATTTAAACGAAGTTGATTTGGAAATATGTCAATGTTTAATGAAAAATGAAAATTGCACACTAGATGAAGCAATGGAGAAAAAAGATAATAGAATTATAATCAATTTAGAAAAAAATACAATGATTGATGAATGCAGTAATTTAGCATATTCATATATTAATGAAATTTATGGAGATGTAAGTGATTTAAGTAGAGAAACTTTAGAAAGATATTTTGATTTTAAGAGTTTTGGAAGAGATTTAAGTTATGATTATTTTATTGATTATAACTTAAATATTGCAATAAGTAACAATTAA
- a CDS encoding AAA family ATPase, with protein MKKKNILNLIKYYAEKNDAGFRDEAYEIARYFDGIGNYQLAEYIMALMSNTNTFVPQINDNDSSFFRRVEYGSDSLPLPEAIKDDVVGIVNAIGHNAGINKFLFEGAPGTGKTETAKQIARILERDLFMVDFDSIVDSKLGQTSKNIASLFEEIRNFSHPEKVIILFDEIDAIAIDRINSNDLREMGRATSSVLKGMDSLNENIVLIATTNLFDAFDKALTRRFDSIINFNRYKREDLIEIGESILNELLVKFKFAGRNMRLFKKIISLMDTIPYPGELKNLLKTAIAFSNPSNEYDYLKRLYNSANKNNLEMNLKELQTEGFTTREIEILTGVSKSQVSRELKE; from the coding sequence ATGAAGAAAAAAAACATACTAAATTTAATAAAATATTATGCTGAAAAAAACGATGCTGGATTTAGAGATGAAGCATATGAAATAGCAAGATATTTTGATGGGATTGGAAATTATCAGTTAGCTGAATATATAATGGCATTAATGTCGAATACTAATACTTTCGTTCCTCAAATAAATGATAATGATTCTAGTTTTTTTAGGAGAGTAGAGTATGGTAGTGATTCGTTACCATTACCAGAAGCTATTAAAGATGATGTTGTTGGGATAGTAAATGCAATTGGACATAATGCTGGTATTAATAAATTTTTGTTTGAAGGTGCACCAGGTACCGGAAAAACTGAAACTGCAAAGCAGATTGCACGAATATTAGAAAGAGATTTATTTATGGTGGATTTTGATTCTATCGTGGATAGTAAACTTGGTCAGACATCTAAAAATATTGCCTCTCTTTTTGAAGAGATTCGTAATTTTTCACATCCTGAAAAAGTAATTATTTTATTCGATGAAATCGATGCAATAGCTATTGATAGAATTAATTCAAATGATTTGCGTGAAATGGGTAGAGCTACATCATCAGTATTAAAAGGAATGGATAGCTTAAATGAAAATATAGTTTTAATTGCAACAACAAATTTATTTGATGCATTTGACAAAGCTTTGACTAGAAGATTTGATTCGATTATTAACTTTAATAGGTATAAGAGAGAAGATCTGATTGAAATTGGAGAATCAATATTGAATGAATTATTAGTTAAGTTTAAATTTGCTGGAAGAAATATGAGGTTGTTTAAAAAAATAATTAGTCTTATGGACACAATACCTTACCCTGGAGAACTTAAAAATCTTTTAAAGACAGCTATTGCTTTTAGTAATCCGAGTAATGAATATGATTATTTAAAAAGATTATATAATAGTGCTAATAAAAATAATTTAGAAATGAATTTAAAAGAACTTCAAACTGAAGGGTTTACCACTAGAGAAATAGAGATATTGACGGGAGTTTCTAAAAGTCAAGTTTCTAGAGAATTAAAGGAGTGA
- a CDS encoding sigma-70 family RNA polymerase sigma factor, with amino-acid sequence MDFDYIEALVTKCKNNDEAAKEKLATEFRPLIYNISKRTFIDSYDIQDIQNECYKSLFKCVSMYNLEKHRFVAYATNAIKNNIGDLIKRIKTRRSTEGSDALSLHDDVEKEFPSDEISTEISLCEMCDFQDLRLALKNLNEEEMDFINFVFFKSNTVKDYAYLKNMCYSTAIVKKKTILKKIFNNISLYYQNSNAQKIQG; translated from the coding sequence ATGGATTTTGATTATATTGAAGCTTTAGTTACCAAATGTAAAAATAATGATGAAGCAGCAAAAGAAAAACTCGCTACAGAATTTAGACCTTTAATCTACAATATTTCTAAACGAACCTTTATTGATAGTTATGACATACAAGATATACAGAATGAATGTTATAAATCCCTTTTCAAATGTGTTTCCATGTACAATTTAGAAAAGCATAGATTCGTTGCCTATGCTACTAATGCTATTAAAAATAATATAGGAGATTTAATCAAAAGAATTAAAACCAGAAGATCTACAGAAGGTAGTGATGCATTAAGCCTACATGATGATGTTGAAAAAGAATTTCCTTCAGATGAAATCTCCACTGAAATTTCATTATGTGAAATGTGTGACTTCCAAGATTTAAGGCTGGCTCTTAAGAATTTAAATGAAGAGGAAATGGATTTTATAAATTTTGTATTCTTTAAAAGTAATACAGTTAAAGACTATGCTTATCTTAAAAATATGTGTTACTCTACTGCTATTGTAAAAAAGAAAACTATTTTAAAAAAGATATTCAATAATATTTCTCTATATTATCAAAATTCTAATGCTCAAAAAATCCAAGGCTAA
- a CDS encoding MazG-like protein encodes MKDINFSEAVERSVQIRKLYHQLEWQYHEKEWTVEEDALAFLTDAGLVGRLTMSQQGRWPAGGKTASELEHKLGECIWWLIILAERMNIDISEAVEKFLSKTEKHLGD; translated from the coding sequence ATGAAAGATATAAACTTTAGTGAAGCGGTTGAGCGTTCAGTTCAAATAAGAAAACTTTATCATCAGTTGGAATGGCAGTATCATGAAAAAGAGTGGACAGTAGAAGAGGATGCGTTAGCTTTTCTGACAGATGCTGGCTTGGTAGGCCGTCTGACAATGTCTCAGCAGGGACGGTGGCCAGCCGGAGGGAAAACTGCATCGGAATTAGAACATAAGCTTGGTGAATGTATATGGTGGCTGATTATTTTAGCTGAACGCATGAATATTGATATCAGTGAAGCTGTGGAAAAATTCTTATCCAAAACTGAAAAACATTTAGGAGATTAG
- a CDS encoding serine protease yields the protein MNELLQLKGTFEQKSSNSRPGAPELPSQTTVKVEQLEKLKNDLETLKEFWSKDKILNGALVSVFYIDVIAKSRRISGTLTKSSITANSSIVGAKFSKSDKIKHIITHYVSLEMLNESIERYKKSITVLKKQFNGVITSEDVKKLNQKKILYDNSLIAKTNFLKIIVDAHYVEKFSIVMQEEELKENSIITIYKTNTDTIELMDKIGINLLSARLIDDTTMLLTPDQLAILKQKAPYLISMAISDISKLTKTDFENINRETINIPSPKNEPTIGVIDTMFDENVYFSEWVNFKNMVSSDIELSQDDYFHGTAVSSIIVDGASINPDLDDGCGRFKVRHFGVASGKNFSSFSILRSIKEIITSNKDIKVWNLSLGSPIEVNPNFISPEAAILDKIQYENDVIFIIAGTNKNSMNKTVKAIGAPADSINSLVINSVDFENKPATYSREGPVLSFFTKPDVSYYGGDGKKKIRVCTSMGEVFVAGTSFAAPWISRKMSYLIDVLGLSREVAKALIINSATGWHPQTISPSVIGHGVIPKKIDDILKSPNDEIRFILSGVSEKYDTYNYNLPVPIDKEKHPFIAKATMCYFPYCSRSQGVDYTNTELDMYFGRINGNEIKSINNNQQCTDGNHYLYEGNARKFYRKWDNVKHIIEFAKNNKPKKVYDKGIWGISIKTKERLEEKFGDGIKFGIVVTLKEINGVNRIEDFIRNCSLRGWLINKIDIDNRIDIYNIAEENIDFDDVF from the coding sequence ATGAATGAACTTTTACAATTAAAGGGGACATTTGAACAAAAATCAAGTAATTCAAGGCCAGGCGCACCTGAATTGCCATCCCAAACAACAGTAAAAGTTGAACAATTGGAAAAGCTTAAGAATGATTTAGAGACTTTAAAAGAATTTTGGAGTAAAGATAAAATCCTCAATGGAGCGCTCGTAAGTGTTTTTTATATAGACGTTATTGCTAAAAGTAGAAGAATATCAGGAACATTAACAAAGAGTTCTATCACTGCAAATAGTTCTATAGTTGGAGCTAAGTTTTCTAAATCAGATAAAATAAAGCACATAATTACTCACTATGTGAGTTTGGAAATGTTAAATGAGTCTATAGAAAGATACAAAAAGAGTATAACTGTTTTGAAAAAACAATTTAATGGTGTTATTACTAGCGAGGATGTTAAGAAATTAAATCAGAAAAAGATATTGTATGACAATAGTTTAATAGCAAAGACAAATTTTTTAAAAATAATTGTTGATGCTCATTATGTTGAAAAATTTTCTATTGTTATGCAAGAAGAGGAATTGAAAGAAAACTCAATTATTACAATTTATAAGACTAATACAGATACAATTGAGCTTATGGACAAAATAGGAATTAATCTTCTCTCTGCAAGATTGATTGATGATACTACAATGTTATTAACACCAGACCAATTAGCAATTTTAAAGCAAAAAGCACCATATTTGATATCTATGGCTATAAGTGATATTTCAAAATTAACAAAAACAGATTTTGAAAATATTAATAGAGAAACTATTAATATTCCAAGTCCTAAAAATGAACCAACTATCGGGGTTATAGATACAATGTTTGATGAAAATGTATATTTTTCTGAATGGGTTAATTTTAAAAATATGGTTAGCAGTGATATAGAATTATCACAAGATGATTATTTTCATGGAACTGCTGTTTCATCAATTATTGTAGATGGGGCATCAATTAATCCTGATTTAGATGATGGTTGTGGAAGATTTAAAGTTAGACATTTTGGTGTAGCATCTGGAAAAAATTTCAGTTCATTTTCTATTCTACGATCTATTAAGGAAATTATTACTTCTAATAAAGATATAAAAGTATGGAATTTATCATTAGGTTCACCTATAGAAGTTAATCCTAATTTTATATCACCAGAAGCAGCTATTTTAGATAAAATCCAATATGAAAATGATGTTATTTTTATCATTGCAGGAACAAATAAAAATTCAATGAATAAAACAGTAAAAGCTATAGGGGCACCAGCTGATTCTATAAATTCACTAGTCATTAATTCTGTAGATTTTGAAAATAAACCTGCCACATATTCAAGAGAAGGTCCAGTGTTATCTTTTTTTACTAAGCCAGATGTTAGTTATTATGGAGGAGATGGCAAGAAAAAAATAAGAGTATGTACATCTATGGGAGAGGTATTTGTAGCAGGAACTTCATTTGCAGCGCCATGGATTTCAAGAAAAATGTCTTATTTAATTGATGTTTTAGGATTAAGTAGAGAGGTAGCAAAGGCATTAATAATAAATTCAGCTACTGGATGGCATCCTCAAACAATATCTCCTTCAGTAATTGGACATGGTGTTATTCCTAAAAAAATTGATGACATATTAAAATCACCTAATGATGAAATTCGTTTTATATTGTCTGGAGTATCAGAAAAGTATGATACATATAATTATAATTTGCCTGTTCCAATTGATAAAGAGAAACACCCTTTTATTGCGAAAGCAACTATGTGTTATTTCCCTTATTGTTCAAGGAGTCAAGGAGTAGATTATACTAATACAGAACTTGATATGTATTTTGGGCGAATTAATGGAAATGAAATAAAATCTATAAATAATAATCAACAATGTACAGATGGTAATCATTATTTATATGAAGGAAATGCACGGAAATTTTATAGAAAATGGGATAATGTGAAACACATTATAGAATTTGCTAAAAATAATAAACCTAAAAAGGTCTATGATAAAGGTATCTGGGGAATTAGTATAAAAACAAAAGAACGTCTTGAAGAAAAATTTGGAGATGGAATTAAGTTTGGCATTGTTGTTACGTTGAAAGAAATAAATGGTGTTAATAGAATAGAAGACTTTATTAGAAATTGTTCATTGAGAGGATGGTTAATAAATAAAATAGATATTGATAATAGAATTGATATTTATAACATAGCTGAAGAAAATATTGATTTTGATGATGTGTTTTAA